One genomic window of Psychrobacillus sp. INOP01 includes the following:
- a CDS encoding heme A synthase codes for MHIHKNLKWLAVASTVGMLLILLGGALVTKTDSGMGCGRHWPGCNGQLIPDVITAEVLIEFSHRLVTGAVGILIVALAVWAWKALGHVRETKFLSAMAVFFLVAQALIGAAQVKWGQGDFILALHFGISLISFASVLLLTLLVFEIDRKFDTDKIRIGKTLKFHTIGVTLYSYIVVYTGALVRHTESSLICNDWPLCNNDQFALPSNLYEWVQMGHRAAAGLIFIWILIIAIHVMRNYKGQRAIYWGWTISLILVSCQVITGMLVVLTKLNLYIALLHSLFISLLFGLLCYMILLLSRSKLND; via the coding sequence TTGCATATTCATAAAAATTTAAAATGGTTAGCTGTTGCATCTACAGTTGGTATGCTGCTCATTCTTTTAGGAGGAGCATTAGTTACTAAAACCGATAGTGGTATGGGTTGCGGTAGACACTGGCCGGGCTGTAACGGACAACTTATACCCGATGTAATCACAGCTGAAGTATTGATTGAATTCTCACACCGTTTAGTTACAGGGGCTGTTGGTATATTAATCGTCGCACTAGCAGTTTGGGCATGGAAGGCACTTGGACATGTTCGAGAAACTAAATTCTTATCGGCAATGGCGGTATTTTTCTTAGTCGCTCAAGCATTGATAGGAGCGGCACAGGTAAAATGGGGACAAGGCGATTTTATATTGGCCCTTCATTTCGGGATATCTCTTATCTCCTTCGCTTCCGTTTTATTACTAACCTTGTTAGTTTTTGAGATTGACCGGAAGTTTGATACAGATAAAATCAGAATCGGCAAAACATTAAAATTCCATACAATTGGTGTAACACTTTATTCTTATATTGTCGTTTACACTGGTGCATTAGTTCGACATACCGAATCTAGTCTTATATGTAATGACTGGCCATTATGTAATAATGACCAATTTGCTCTCCCTTCTAATTTATATGAGTGGGTACAAATGGGGCATCGGGCTGCTGCAGGATTAATATTTATTTGGATTTTAATCATAGCAATTCACGTAATGCGGAATTATAAAGGGCAACGGGCAATTTACTGGGGATGGACCATCTCTTTAATATTAGTTTCCTGCCAGGTAATTACCGGCATGTTAGTCGTGTTGACTAAACTAAATCTTTATATAGCTTTACTGCATTCGTTGTTTATATCCTTATTATTCGGTTTGTTATGTTATATGATTCTATTATTATCCAGAAGTAAATTGAACGACTAA
- the cyoE gene encoding heme o synthase, which produces MSNGHSITATNETETEQVNTTFFQDFLSLIKIGIVNSNLFTTFAGMWLAFQFTDRNFLRELDILFYTLIGSGLIIAGSAAMNNFIDRDIDPVMKSKKGRPTVTGRFSPSAVLITSFSLMIVGEILLFLASTSAGVWGLAGIVSYVVLYSMWSKRKHVSNTIVGSISGAIPPVIGWAAVEPSLGFGALALFLIMFAWQPPHFYALAMKRTEEYRAANIPMLPVVKGFKRTKVSILLWILLLFPLPFLLMELGVIFVVLATALNLGWLYFSIKGFRAKDDIKWATGMFIYSLNYMTILFVAIIIFSIFI; this is translated from the coding sequence ATGTCAAATGGTCATTCAATAACCGCAACTAATGAGACTGAAACTGAACAGGTAAACACTACATTTTTTCAAGATTTTCTTTCGCTCATTAAAATAGGTATAGTCAATTCTAACTTATTCACAACATTTGCTGGTATGTGGCTAGCATTTCAATTTACTGATCGAAACTTTCTTAGAGAGTTAGACATATTATTTTATACGCTTATAGGGTCCGGATTGATTATCGCAGGTTCTGCAGCTATGAATAATTTTATCGATCGTGATATAGATCCTGTCATGAAGAGCAAAAAAGGAAGACCAACAGTTACTGGACGGTTTAGTCCATCAGCCGTGCTAATAACTTCTTTTTCACTAATGATTGTAGGTGAAATATTATTATTTTTGGCCTCTACTTCAGCTGGAGTTTGGGGACTAGCAGGAATCGTCAGTTACGTTGTGTTATACTCGATGTGGTCTAAACGAAAACATGTGAGTAACACAATAGTAGGTAGTATATCCGGTGCAATCCCACCGGTGATTGGATGGGCAGCTGTTGAACCTAGTTTAGGTTTTGGAGCACTAGCTTTATTCTTGATCATGTTTGCATGGCAACCTCCACATTTTTATGCACTTGCGATGAAGCGTACGGAAGAATATCGTGCTGCAAATATTCCAATGCTACCTGTAGTAAAAGGTTTTAAACGTACAAAAGTGTCTATACTTTTATGGATTCTACTATTATTCCCATTACCATTTTTATTAATGGAATTAGGGGTAATATTTGTTGTTTTGGCAACGGCACTTAATCTGGGGTGGTTATACTTCTCCATTAAAGGTTTCCGTGCAAAGGATGATATCAAATGGGCAACAGGAATGTTCATATATTCCTTAAACTATATGACGATATTATTCGTAGCTATAATTATTTTTTCTATCTTTATTTAA
- the coxB gene encoding cytochrome c oxidase subunit II: protein MMRGLKKWRLFSLLAALTIFLSGCGEEYLSTLTPAGQVGRDQFNLLLLSSAIMALVIIVVVIIYVIALVKFRRKKVGEDVIPKQVEGSHTLEIIWTVIPILLLIVLAIPTVYYTYKHADVAAMDQVDEEGNKTNVTVNVKASLYWWEFEYPDLGIVTAQELVVPTDEKVYFNLKAADVKHSFWIPTAGGKMDTNVENVNQFYLEFDDASASLEQGVFYGKCAELCGPSHALMDFKVKTLEREDFNNWVESMKTSEHVAEGELATQGEEIFNTSCIACHATSGAGSTGGMGPNLASFGDRNRVAGFMSHDEESLKKWINDPQEYKPGNLMPQPETINDGKKFSEDQLDALAAYLMGLSVEK, encoded by the coding sequence ATGATGAGAGGGCTTAAAAAATGGCGACTTTTTTCACTGTTAGCAGCTCTAACGATTTTCTTATCGGGTTGTGGCGAAGAATACTTATCAACGCTTACACCTGCAGGACAAGTCGGAAGAGATCAATTTAACTTGTTATTACTATCTTCTGCTATTATGGCTTTAGTTATTATTGTAGTAGTAATTATTTATGTTATTGCTCTAGTGAAATTCCGTCGTAAAAAAGTTGGGGAAGATGTTATTCCTAAACAAGTAGAAGGAAGTCATACGCTTGAGATAATATGGACAGTTATTCCAATATTACTGTTAATCGTCCTTGCTATTCCAACTGTTTATTATACTTATAAACATGCTGATGTAGCTGCGATGGATCAAGTAGATGAAGAAGGAAACAAAACAAATGTAACAGTAAATGTTAAAGCAAGTCTTTATTGGTGGGAATTTGAATATCCGGATTTAGGAATTGTTACTGCTCAAGAATTAGTAGTACCTACGGATGAAAAAGTCTATTTCAATTTAAAAGCTGCTGATGTGAAACACTCATTCTGGATTCCTACAGCTGGCGGTAAAATGGATACAAACGTCGAAAACGTTAACCAATTCTATTTAGAATTTGATGATGCATCTGCTAGTTTAGAACAAGGTGTGTTCTATGGTAAATGTGCGGAATTATGTGGTCCGTCACATGCTCTAATGGATTTCAAAGTTAAAACATTAGAACGAGAAGACTTTAATAATTGGGTTGAATCAATGAAAACTTCTGAACATGTTGCAGAAGGCGAACTTGCAACTCAAGGAGAAGAAATTTTCAATACTAGCTGTATCGCTTGTCACGCAACTTCAGGTGCTGGTTCTACCGGCGGAATGGGACCAAACTTAGCTTCATTTGGTGATCGTAATCGTGTTGCTGGATTTATGTCTCATGATGAAGAAAGCTTGAAAAAATGGATTAATGATCCTCAAGAATACAAACCAGGTAACTTAATGCCTCAGCCAGAAACTATTAATGATGGCAAAAAGTTTAGTGAAGATCAATTAGATGCTCTTGCAGCATATCTAATGGGACTATCTGTAGAAAAATAA
- a CDS encoding cytochrome c oxidase subunit I has protein sequence MSSIAKKKGFGATLWDYLTTVDHKKIAVMYLAAGGLFFVIGGIEAMLIRIQLAKPDNDFVSAGLFNEIITMHGTTMIFLAAMPILFGFMNAVMPLQIGARDVAFPFLNALGFWLFLFGGIFLNLSWFMGGAPDAGWTSYASLSLASPGHGIDFYALGLQIAGAGTYIGGINFLVTIINMRAPGMTYMRMPLFTWTTFVASALILFAFPPLTIGLFFLIFDRMFGGNFFDHTMGGNTIIWEHLFWIFGHPEVYILILPAFGIFSEIFALFARKRLFGYSSMVFATVLIGFLGFMVWAHHMFTVGLGPTANAIFAVATMAIAVPTGMKIFNWLLTIWGGSIKVTTPMLYALGFIPSFVAGGVTGIMQAAAPLDYQLHDSYFIVAHFHYVIVGGVVLAILAAVHLYWPLMFNQMLSETLGKWTFWFFFIGFHCTFFIQHFLGLMGMPRRVFTFGADQGWDTFNLISSIGAILMAIGVIILVINIIITAVKNEKVGNDPWEDGRTLEWAIPQPIPFYNFKQTPLVRGLDTFWIEKQEGNKEGMTYAEPLSDIHMPNNSFIPFVMTIGLFIAAFGALYNGEKDWAVPVIVLGLAITIGSMAVRSIKDDHGFHVHKEDLMNDEGGK, from the coding sequence GTGAGTTCTATCGCAAAGAAAAAAGGCTTTGGCGCAACTCTATGGGACTATTTAACAACAGTAGACCATAAAAAAATTGCAGTCATGTACCTTGCTGCCGGCGGTTTGTTCTTCGTAATCGGTGGTATCGAAGCAATGCTTATTCGAATTCAATTAGCAAAACCAGATAATGATTTTGTTAGTGCGGGTCTATTTAACGAAATTATAACAATGCATGGTACAACTATGATATTCCTTGCAGCCATGCCTATATTATTTGGATTTATGAACGCAGTCATGCCACTTCAAATTGGTGCACGTGACGTAGCGTTTCCATTTCTAAATGCACTTGGTTTTTGGTTATTCTTGTTTGGTGGTATTTTCCTTAACCTATCTTGGTTTATGGGAGGAGCACCTGACGCAGGATGGACTTCTTATGCATCATTATCATTAGCATCACCTGGTCATGGTATTGACTTTTATGCTCTTGGGCTACAGATAGCCGGTGCAGGTACTTATATTGGAGGTATTAACTTCCTTGTAACAATTATTAATATGCGCGCTCCAGGTATGACTTACATGCGTATGCCATTGTTTACCTGGACTACATTTGTAGCTAGTGCACTGATTTTATTTGCATTCCCACCACTTACTATTGGATTATTCTTCTTAATCTTTGACCGTATGTTCGGTGGTAACTTCTTTGATCATACAATGGGTGGTAATACGATTATTTGGGAGCATTTATTCTGGATTTTCGGGCATCCTGAAGTATATATATTAATATTACCTGCTTTTGGTATATTCTCAGAAATATTCGCCTTATTCGCACGTAAACGTTTATTTGGATACTCATCCATGGTTTTTGCAACTGTATTAATCGGTTTCTTAGGATTCATGGTTTGGGCTCACCATATGTTTACAGTTGGTTTAGGACCAACAGCCAATGCTATTTTCGCAGTTGCTACTATGGCAATCGCTGTTCCAACAGGTATGAAAATCTTTAACTGGCTGCTTACAATTTGGGGCGGAAGTATTAAAGTTACGACTCCAATGCTATATGCGTTAGGTTTCATCCCTTCATTCGTAGCGGGTGGGGTAACAGGTATTATGCAAGCAGCAGCTCCGCTTGATTACCAATTACATGATTCGTACTTTATCGTTGCCCATTTCCACTATGTAATAGTTGGAGGAGTAGTGCTAGCAATTTTAGCAGCAGTACACTTATATTGGCCGTTAATGTTCAATCAAATGTTAAGTGAAACATTAGGTAAATGGACGTTCTGGTTCTTCTTTATTGGTTTCCACTGTACGTTCTTTATACAGCATTTCTTAGGACTTATGGGTATGCCTCGTCGCGTATTTACTTTCGGAGCAGACCAAGGTTGGGATACTTTCAACTTAATCAGTTCTATAGGTGCTATATTAATGGCAATTGGTGTAATTATACTAGTGATTAACATCATCATTACAGCTGTTAAGAATGAAAAAGTTGGAAATGACCCTTGGGAAGATGGACGTACATTGGAGTGGGCTATTCCACAACCAATCCCGTTCTATAACTTTAAACAAACGCCACTTGTTCGTGGATTAGATACTTTCTGGATTGAAAAACAAGAAGGTAACAAAGAAGGTATGACATATGCAGAACCACTTTCTGATATACATATGCCAAACAATTCTTTCATTCCTTTTGTTATGACAATTGGTTTGTTTATCGCAGCCTTTGGAGCACTATACAATGGTGAAAAAGATTGGGCAGTTCCAGTCATTGTTTTAGGTTTAGCAATTACAATTGGTTCTATGGCTGTTCGTTCGATTAAAGACGATCATGGATTTCATGTTCACAAAGAAGATTTAATGAATGATGAAGGGGGTAAATAA
- a CDS encoding cytochrome (ubi)quinol oxidase subunit III, which translates to MDFNKKYTPQTWPDHPEQVTLEGKNKFLGFWLFLGGETVLFASLFATYLALKNKGPSGMTFSTDTLFELPLVFVMTMLLLTSSLTSVYAMYHMKNHNFRGMQTWLAITVLLGLAFLGLEIYEFNHYVHLGFTYGQSAFSSAFFTLVGTHGLHVVIGLGWIILLMLRNAKRGFSLYNAPKYYTASLYWHFIDVVWVFIFTVVYLMGVVG; encoded by the coding sequence ATGGACTTTAATAAAAAGTACACCCCACAAACTTGGCCAGATCATCCTGAGCAAGTTACTTTAGAAGGTAAGAATAAATTTTTAGGATTTTGGTTATTTCTAGGTGGAGAAACTGTACTATTTGCAAGTTTGTTTGCTACTTATTTAGCATTAAAAAACAAAGGCCCAAGTGGTATGACGTTCTCAACAGATACCCTTTTTGAATTACCTTTAGTATTTGTTATGACGATGTTATTATTAACTTCGTCATTAACAAGTGTTTATGCAATGTATCACATGAAAAATCATAATTTCAGAGGTATGCAAACTTGGTTAGCTATAACTGTTCTTTTAGGATTAGCTTTCTTAGGTTTAGAAATTTATGAGTTTAATCACTACGTACATTTAGGTTTTACTTATGGACAAAGTGCTTTCTCGTCTGCATTCTTTACGCTTGTAGGTACTCATGGACTGCACGTAGTAATTGGACTAGGATGGATTATTCTATTGATGTTACGCAATGCAAAACGTGGATTTAGTTTGTATAATGCACCAAAATATTATACTGCTTCCCTATACTGGCATTTTATTGATGTAGTGTGGGTATTCATCTTTACAGTAGTATACTTGATGGGAGTTGTTGGTTAA
- the ctaF gene encoding cytochrome c oxidase subunit IVB — protein sequence MSHDAQVYMRSQTEFEYIKQKRKKDMRNQVTTFAIMIFLTLIAFTAVAAGFSVYLIVPVILLLAGVQVVLQLYYFMHMSEKNHQVAAFFLYSACLIAFTFILTFLTIIWWG from the coding sequence ATGTCACACGACGCTCAAGTTTATATGAGATCACAAACAGAATTTGAATATATTAAGCAAAAACGTAAAAAAGATATGCGTAACCAAGTTACAACATTTGCGATTATGATATTCTTAACATTAATTGCTTTTACTGCTGTAGCTGCTGGTTTTTCCGTATATTTAATAGTTCCAGTTATTTTGTTGCTTGCTGGAGTTCAAGTAGTATTACAGCTTTACTACTTCATGCATATGAGTGAAAAAAATCATCAGGTGGCTGCATTTTTCTTATATAGCGCTTGTTTGATAGCATTCACATTTATCTTAACTTTCCTTACAATTATTTGGTGGGGTTAA
- the ctaG gene encoding cytochrome c oxidase assembly factor CtaG, whose product MPISIFGFQALWSPVMIGVLVFLTILYFLITVKWRNDFKVSEPLKKKEAAYFLVSIVLLYIVKGSPVDLMAHIMFSFHMVQMALLLLLVPPLLMKGIPWWVWKAVIELPAVRKVFPVLTKPLLSLIVFSGLFSFYHIPLFFDYIKLDEGLHGTYTFILFLSALFMWWSIVDIEGVSQRLHGLKKIGFIIGSAVLITPACALIIFTGTPLYDTYTNSDAWLKAMELCVPASTLAGLSLSGPELFSNMSPIDDQQLGGILMKIVQEIIYAVFLMSIFFKWYKNEQDNAEEITQKALDDLKVQANL is encoded by the coding sequence ATGCCTATAAGTATATTTGGATTCCAAGCATTGTGGAGCCCTGTTATGATTGGAGTATTAGTGTTTTTAACTATTTTATATTTTTTAATAACAGTCAAATGGCGAAATGACTTTAAAGTATCAGAGCCACTGAAAAAGAAAGAGGCAGCTTACTTTCTAGTCAGCATAGTTCTTTTATATATTGTAAAGGGTTCACCTGTGGATTTAATGGCACATATTATGTTTTCATTTCATATGGTCCAGATGGCTCTTTTACTATTATTAGTTCCGCCGCTACTAATGAAGGGGATACCGTGGTGGGTATGGAAAGCTGTAATAGAATTGCCAGCAGTTCGTAAGGTTTTTCCAGTACTAACAAAGCCATTACTTTCTCTAATTGTCTTCTCGGGATTGTTTTCCTTTTACCACATCCCTTTATTTTTCGATTATATCAAATTGGATGAAGGATTACATGGAACGTACACGTTTATTTTATTCCTATCAGCGCTTTTCATGTGGTGGTCTATCGTTGATATAGAGGGAGTTAGTCAACGTTTGCATGGGTTAAAAAAAATTGGCTTCATTATTGGAAGTGCAGTTTTAATAACTCCTGCATGTGCTCTAATTATCTTCACTGGAACACCTTTGTATGATACGTACACAAATTCAGATGCATGGTTGAAAGCTATGGAGCTATGTGTTCCAGCAAGTACATTAGCTGGACTATCATTAAGCGGACCTGAATTATTTTCTAATATGTCACCTATCGATGACCAGCAATTAGGTGGGATACTGATGAAAATTGTACAAGAGATAATTTATGCAGTATTCTTAATGTCTATTTTCTTTAAATGGTATAAAAATGAGCAGGACAACGCGGAAGAAATTACACAAAAAGCTCTAGATGATTTGAAAGTACAAGCTAATCTTTAA
- a CDS encoding DUF420 domain-containing protein produces the protein MNLPVLPTISTFFIVLSAVLVAIGWALIKQKKIEAHKKTMIAAAISALIFFIIYASRTIFIGNTAFGGPADIKIYYTVFLIFHITLATTGAVFGLVTLYLGYKNNIQKHRKIGPITSVIWFFVAITGVAVYLLLYVFYTGGETTSVIKAIIGG, from the coding sequence ATGAATTTACCCGTTCTACCAACTATAAGTACATTTTTTATCGTATTAAGTGCTGTTCTAGTAGCGATTGGTTGGGCACTCATAAAACAAAAGAAAATTGAAGCCCATAAAAAAACAATGATTGCAGCTGCAATTTCAGCATTAATATTTTTCATCATTTATGCATCACGAACTATTTTCATCGGGAATACAGCTTTTGGTGGACCAGCAGATATTAAAATTTACTATACAGTCTTTTTAATATTCCATATTACATTAGCAACGACTGGTGCTGTTTTTGGATTGGTAACTCTATATTTAGGGTATAAAAATAATATTCAAAAGCATCGTAAAATTGGACCAATCACAAGTGTTATATGGTTTTTTGTCGCTATTACAGGTGTTGCTGTTTATTTACTGTTATACGTATTTTATACTGGTGGAGAAACAACATCGGTTATCAAAGCAATAATCGGTGGATAA
- the ytvI gene encoding sporulation integral membrane protein YtvI: protein MVLNFFKKEYIKYFVLSVMLLLLAIFILPVSIPIILALLTAIIMEPVVKFTQKTFKWKRKPAVITNFVLFISVISGLLYLVITKLFSQLIYTSQTIPTYINSWTGLWIDMQNSLFKYTEGLPKEVVESIQNKFDSTLVSMRDALLDILSYSNISALLTNIPNFLVSFIVFIIALFLFMLDLQNLQVKFFHYLSDNTASKVRFMFASIKKVAIGFMKAQIIASFIILGASFIGLLLIITPKYALIMAIVIWIIDIIPILGSIAVLAPWAIYHYLTGDMVMGTKLTILAVVLLVIRRAVEPKLMGSQMGISPLAILIAMFIGAKLFGFIGFMIGPLVVIIFITAKESGMLKLNFKI from the coding sequence ATGGTCTTAAATTTTTTTAAAAAGGAATATATTAAATATTTTGTTCTATCCGTTATGCTCTTATTATTAGCTATCTTCATACTTCCAGTATCTATTCCTATTATACTCGCTTTATTAACAGCTATTATTATGGAGCCAGTCGTCAAGTTCACTCAAAAAACGTTTAAATGGAAACGTAAACCTGCTGTCATAACTAACTTTGTTCTTTTTATAAGCGTCATTTCCGGACTATTGTACCTAGTGATTACAAAACTTTTTAGCCAACTCATTTATACATCACAGACCATTCCTACATATATAAATAGCTGGACAGGGTTATGGATCGATATGCAAAATAGCTTATTTAAATATACAGAAGGTCTCCCAAAAGAAGTTGTCGAATCGATTCAAAATAAATTTGATTCTACTTTAGTAAGTATGAGAGATGCCCTCCTAGATATTCTCAGTTACAGTAATATTTCTGCACTTTTGACGAATATACCGAACTTTTTAGTTAGTTTTATAGTGTTTATTATTGCTCTTTTTTTATTTATGTTAGATTTGCAGAATTTACAAGTTAAATTTTTTCATTATTTGTCTGATAATACTGCGAGTAAAGTACGTTTTATGTTTGCTAGTATAAAGAAAGTGGCTATTGGATTTATGAAAGCTCAGATTATTGCAAGTTTCATTATTTTGGGTGCCTCATTCATCGGTCTTTTGCTAATAATCACGCCAAAATATGCTTTGATAATGGCTATTGTCATTTGGATTATCGATATTATTCCTATATTGGGTTCCATCGCTGTTTTAGCGCCTTGGGCTATTTATCATTATTTAACAGGTGATATGGTAATGGGAACCAAGTTAACTATATTAGCAGTAGTATTATTAGTAATACGTAGAGCTGTGGAACCTAAGTTGATGGGTTCTCAAATGGGTATATCTCCCCTAGCTATCTTAATAGCCATGTTTATAGGGGCAAAGCTTTTCGGATTCATCGGATTTATGATAGGTCCTCTTGTAGTTATTATTTTTATAACTGCTAAAGAATCAGGAATGTTAAAACTTAACTTTAAAATTTGA
- a CDS encoding YugN family protein — protein sequence MYFENTGIENTVIDLNILDDLMKKQGLVRAGQWDYERVTYDKKYVIKEGTFYLRVFGFTKDGDVGAHDANITLLKPVIGKHYYPHGVEYGENEVFPKHLLKSSEQTLAAVKAELAAFEIHA from the coding sequence ATGTATTTCGAAAACACTGGTATAGAAAACACTGTCATTGATCTAAATATATTAGATGATCTTATGAAAAAACAAGGTTTAGTTCGTGCAGGTCAATGGGATTATGAACGCGTAACTTATGATAAGAAGTATGTGATAAAAGAAGGTACATTTTATCTTCGAGTATTTGGCTTTACAAAAGATGGTGATGTAGGTGCACACGATGCAAACATTACTCTTTTAAAACCGGTTATAGGGAAACACTATTACCCGCATGGTGTTGAATATGGTGAAAATGAAGTTTTCCCAAAACATCTTCTAAAATCAAGTGAACAAACATTAGCTGCTGTAAAAGCTGAATTAGCTGCTTTTGAAATTCACGCATAA
- a CDS encoding CAP-associated domain-containing protein — MMNNLIRIVIAIAIVLVIFIYFDNPVHENELITGSNNTGQVIPDTSSETVEVETVFTRPKVGISTLVGGSTQAVIELLGKPARTEPSAFGYEWWVYNKSLTTYLLIGVEDDKVTQAFAAGANVEVAPYKIGQDLDEIYRFTIVQSEITFSIDSNTYTFSLSEEDIDNRILVQFDNLFAMLYIDSESRQLEAVRYTDPKTILLHKPYDILYNGVMVETKTPDSLFQAAIDRANERQIFELTNVYRYRNNLRLLVSDNELQNIAMENSEEMAKNNIVVNEKFEVSKFSDQLKESSIEFSSAAGNTAAFYFDAGEAVNGWLNSKDHREILLGQDYTHTGIGVYGSYYTQNFIERIAVNTTKEIPQ; from the coding sequence ATGATGAATAATCTAATCCGAATTGTTATTGCTATAGCTATAGTACTAGTAATATTTATATATTTTGATAATCCTGTACATGAAAATGAGCTAATTACTGGTTCAAATAATACAGGACAGGTAATTCCAGATACTTCTTCAGAAACGGTGGAAGTCGAGACGGTATTTACACGTCCGAAGGTAGGAATCTCAACATTAGTAGGAGGTTCGACCCAAGCAGTTATTGAATTGTTAGGGAAACCCGCTCGGACCGAACCATCGGCATTTGGATATGAGTGGTGGGTATACAATAAATCTCTTACGACCTATTTGTTAATCGGAGTAGAAGATGATAAAGTAACACAAGCCTTTGCTGCAGGGGCTAACGTAGAAGTTGCTCCTTATAAGATTGGTCAGGACTTAGATGAAATTTATCGATTTACGATAGTGCAATCTGAAATTACATTTTCTATAGATTCAAATACTTATACTTTTTCTCTTTCGGAAGAAGATATAGACAATAGAATATTAGTTCAGTTTGATAATTTATTTGCTATGTTATATATAGATTCAGAAAGTCGACAGCTAGAGGCAGTTAGATATACAGATCCTAAAACTATTTTACTGCATAAGCCATATGACATTCTATATAATGGAGTCATGGTTGAAACTAAAACTCCTGACTCCCTCTTCCAAGCTGCAATAGACCGTGCAAATGAGAGACAGATATTTGAACTCACAAATGTATATCGTTATCGTAACAACCTCCGATTACTTGTTTCAGATAATGAATTGCAAAATATTGCGATGGAGAATAGCGAAGAAATGGCCAAAAATAATATTGTTGTCAATGAAAAATTTGAAGTATCTAAGTTTAGTGATCAATTAAAAGAGTCCTCAATTGAATTTTCGAGTGCCGCTGGAAATACTGCCGCTTTTTATTTTGATGCGGGAGAAGCTGTAAATGGTTGGTTGAATTCTAAAGATCACCGAGAAATCTTATTAGGTCAAGATTATACACATACTGGTATTGGTGTATATGGTAGCTATTATACGCAAAACTTCATTGAACGAATAGCTGTAAATACTACAAAAGAAATTCCTCAATAA
- a CDS encoding aspartate kinase: protein MIVQKFGGIAMQNHQNRQLVIQRIQQAINTHQKVLVVVSAMGRRGKPYATDTLLDLIPFPDNSIETDLLSACGELISSSVLTTELKAEGVSSTLLYGKNAGIITNDTYGNALIKKVDLSTVHQAFENFQCVIVPGFQGVSESTHNFTTLGRGGSDLTAVVYGYYLNADLVEFYKDVPGIMTSDPFTSKNVELIPFMTYEELQEKIDEPVEVIQKRAATFAALHQVPLHIRSLYQDSEGTFVSN from the coding sequence ATGATTGTTCAAAAATTTGGCGGTATCGCCATGCAAAATCATCAGAACAGACAATTAGTAATACAGCGAATCCAGCAAGCAATTAATACCCATCAAAAGGTGCTTGTTGTTGTTTCCGCAATGGGAAGAAGGGGGAAACCCTATGCTACCGATACGCTATTGGATTTGATTCCTTTCCCCGACAATAGCATTGAAACCGATTTGCTCTCGGCATGCGGAGAGTTGATATCAAGTTCTGTATTAACAACAGAACTAAAAGCAGAGGGAGTATCTTCTACCCTTCTGTATGGTAAAAACGCCGGCATTATTACGAACGATACGTATGGAAATGCACTTATTAAAAAAGTAGATTTAAGCACTGTACATCAAGCATTTGAAAATTTCCAATGCGTCATCGTCCCAGGTTTTCAAGGTGTCTCAGAGAGTACGCACAATTTCACAACATTAGGTAGAGGTGGTAGCGATTTAACTGCCGTAGTTTATGGCTATTATTTAAATGCTGACTTAGTTGAATTTTACAAAGACGTCCCTGGTATCATGACTTCAGATCCGTTTACTAGCAAGAACGTGGAACTCATTCCTTTTATGACCTATGAGGAACTTCAAGAAAAGATTGATGAGCCTGTCGAAGTCATACAAAAAAGAGCAGCCACATTTGCTGCTCTTCATCAAGTCCCTTTGCATATCCGATCTTTATATCAAGATAGTGAAGGTACCTTTGTCTCCAACTAA